A part of Escherichia marmotae genomic DNA contains:
- a CDS encoding C4-dicarboxylate TRAP transporter substrate-binding protein, with product MSKIIAMLITVSTLFLPTIIQAKPISIKVAYENNPGEPLDVVMRHWADLLNKKSGGEITLALYPSSQLGSKQDVTEQAMMGMNVITLSDVAFLADYEPDLGILFGPYLTDDPQKLFKIYESDWFKQKNESLKKKGIHVVMNNYLYGTRQIISKKPIRTVEDLAGLKIRVPNNVMQIKAIQAMGATPTPMPLGEVYPALTQGVIDGVENPISVLQGQKLYEQAKYLTMVNYLTNTSIWIGGEAFFSTLSPEQLEMIHQTGYEAGLYSQKLTLERDAEMLKAMQAEGVEVIYPDTEPFRKKAREVYSQFPEWTPGLYETIQQQLK from the coding sequence ATGAGTAAAATAATAGCAATGCTAATTACTGTCAGCACCCTTTTTCTGCCGACAATAATTCAGGCAAAACCGATTTCGATAAAAGTTGCCTATGAAAATAACCCCGGCGAACCACTGGATGTTGTCATGCGCCACTGGGCGGATCTGTTGAATAAAAAAAGTGGTGGTGAAATAACACTGGCGCTTTACCCCAGTTCCCAATTGGGATCAAAACAGGATGTGACTGAACAAGCCATGATGGGGATGAATGTTATTACCCTGAGTGATGTCGCATTCCTCGCTGATTATGAACCAGATTTGGGCATTCTGTTTGGCCCCTATTTAACCGACGATCCGCAAAAACTGTTCAAAATATATGAAAGTGACTGGTTCAAGCAGAAAAATGAAAGCCTGAAGAAAAAAGGTATTCATGTGGTTATGAATAATTATCTTTATGGCACCCGGCAGATCATTTCTAAAAAACCTATCCGCACAGTTGAAGACCTCGCGGGATTAAAAATCCGTGTGCCTAATAATGTCATGCAGATAAAAGCTATTCAGGCGATGGGAGCAACCCCAACGCCAATGCCATTAGGTGAAGTTTATCCTGCGTTAACCCAGGGCGTTATTGACGGAGTGGAAAACCCGATTTCTGTTCTGCAAGGACAAAAACTCTATGAGCAGGCGAAATACCTGACGATGGTGAATTACCTTACCAACACCTCCATCTGGATTGGTGGCGAAGCTTTCTTTAGCACCCTCTCCCCGGAACAACTGGAAATGATTCACCAGACTGGTTATGAAGCTGGGCTCTATAGCCAGAAGCTCACTCTTGAGCGCGATGCTGAAATGCTGAAAGCCATGCAAGCTGAAGGTGTAGAGGTTATCTATCCTGATACCGAACCATTCCGTAAGAAAGCCCGCGAAGTTTACTCACAGTTCCCGGAGTGGACACCTGGCCTCTATGAAACCATTCAACAACAACTGAAATAA